In Antedon mediterranea chromosome 10, ecAntMedi1.1, whole genome shotgun sequence, one genomic interval encodes:
- the LOC140061328 gene encoding tRNA (32-2'-O)-methyltransferase regulator THADA-like produces the protein MDNSTGKKIDDLLQCMLSINSGSKNEDNYEYRRTLIEAISYAYICSLGNKADSRKAAKVVQLASRSWHSELMDSMQSHLNKLLINSDGQHLTKVCHGLEENKLFREAVNQDILPLISHINQTLVGISKHFNSQTHDQIHMSPSKEKEPMPESTNLHNTGGVNSEDVAFSRSTMDKMDLCYTCVKVCLLTFQYLQEAVAVLLWETSPAGHSLASKLVNNLQAVLSQGYSKDCNLIAGSALAMLLNTVPTVDQARNLVQLLSHDLDVDAVKIGNIEIKGLSHDQTHGPYSKISLFRGILTCCKPRLLLSTNKSKDSILLHSLFCEVVSICRSSNHSILYNAFQLLVYWFDSAIATMQQYVTSTPERKTHFHSDSLFVKTTLQLVWENWQNPLSGVPAFVKAIFGLLLEIHQNENHLFGICSSDLYQSLANHLLQVSWHVKGKYTLLCSLVPYVGALNLLSKHPTLPRQLIRGLATNFLASAVSDLHKVLLQNMVEEVKLLGLAGDEKSVAAAKWKDIWGECVADVICSETDLVRFHGAQYWLPWILKCFPGAYESLVTSLELIPNSQSMSSKRRLHGVVMVMAQARHADIVDCKIISETNMASISTALYHVDDDIRLHALALICNSPRKAEPVQQFELDMLQRFLPLNLNCDGASFRQKMCAYIKVIITRIRNSCLSSLKILARKKPEVTAEVDDKTEESEHILMSGIGFLDWLLKDLVQSLFPGACYQRKRAALGLLEIMFELMLSGQGNKRKGKTPENTNNLIKWAQQQGMCNFICERTCSIFLECLLDGSNDIRDLAYKLLSTHFPWPLPKAVASQADGYGVVSQGLRLISSPKSPECEAGAKLSMLVFQRHILEGTCTTSHLVGTFESSKVELMNGGPEEALSFLTQLTGILAHQLKCCSTNILKGSFTTPMHGILLTIRNCLMLNLPVLREVILLDRDGWSSLINNLIDISSNIVTLAMSALGGIGGKIGAQMSPSFADMGEGINDLVEKMKDCQMESEAEVGILCGDDSPAMSADYQLIMACCWLNLKEVSLLLAELSQFAYLPVESKDALLTRKHLHTMIDMFVNILTKCRHRGAIEGCNIGFSRLCASLLSSSSQELAAIPRTLVEDVIHLITNEGSTTSFTKKSAGLPLLVEAVINSEPRGREKTLLHFTMTSLLKIAQEPEPVEHDPKIDLPQCHALNMLKALFRSAAINDDVMPYTSKSAIIAINGFASKHFSIRNGSMLLFGSLVARMFGQKRVQDEHSRLNCMTAHEFFVHYPELQSFLLQEICKCIDQQKSGNNSLHPSLFPVLIILSKLGCGLQSGETSILAQFVQPVMQLSSSPVYQVRSLAAEGLVPLVAEDGILLQAVCIINMLPQSSQELFSQNQLHGQLLQIQKLFSAYMDNCQGPLPSLEVQTACRRLCEFQWIGRNDNKCPLTRAVFVDTVTKVVSWTLIDKTNINASVLADDICSMAKCHIQIQETHQISDCVLSNSMVNSLLSLNQTQFIDNLQSMFKSRSPDVILPAQLFLLKHLQRGCQTSIQSLVPLIPDILNMINSLKEETSLLENTLKLFVEISVRFSHNLCVDWPRHWDSLLELANGVKGVGVSCAAIPALAVIVKGMLCEGCTFRCDLQPFCRLLITNSQVTAPETCRFAVASSLKIVGAIILKEVQSQKNEEIVVHALSLFSAALNLLQDETSEIRCEASQFVSNLSNDITYIQLEMIQPSNALQMIIKYMCQSFRWSNVCFSNLYSRLVGNSVEINIKNQSTGNINLFEQDDANIYWEPAQLARFIHKELMVSVTTLAKEDPEALRSWVMSNLTTTKDQINRLHKQLSTKTSKFGSFFDISGSSKSYSLIMCQLLQVDLLVSANRLLTCDAALDFSQLYITITDLTKIENLHPFLQDQMNEIINHEQTQSSNIEDNL, from the exons ATGGACAACTCAACAGGAAAGAAGATAGATGACCTTTTACAATGTATGTTATCGATTAACAGCGGTTCTAAGAACGAAGACAATTATGAGTACAGACGGACACTGATTGAAGCTATAAGCTACGCATATATTTGTTCACTTGGGAACAAGGCAGACTCACGGAAGGCAGCAAAG gTTGTACAACTTGCAAGTCGTTCATGGCACTCCGAGCTGATGGATTCAATGCAGAGTCATTTAAATAAGCTTTTAATCAATTCTGACGGTCAGCACTTAACTAAAG TTTGTCATGGCCTTGAAGAAAACAAGCTGTTTCGAGAAGCAGTCAATCAAGACATTCTACCACTTATCAGCCACATCAACCAAACCTTGGTCGGtatatcaaaacattttaaCTCCCAAACGCATGATCAAATACACATGTCTCCCAGCAAAGAGAAAGAACCGATGCCAGAATCAACAAACTTGCACAATACAGGAGGTGTTAATTCAGAAGATGTCGCTTTTAGCAGGTCAACGATGGATAAAATGGACTTGTGCTATACGTGTGTTAAAGTTTGCCTACTAACATTCCAGTACTTGCAAGAGGCCGTTGCAGTTCTCTTGTGGGAAACATCACCAGCTGGTCACTCTCTAGCTTCAAAGCTTGTTAACAACCTACAAGCTGTCTTAAGTCag GGTTACAGTAAGGATTGTAACCTGATTGCTGGAAGTGCATTAGCTATGTTGCTCAACACAGTTCCAACTGTAGACCAAGCTCGGAATCTTGTTCAGCTATTGTCTCATGATCTTGATGTTGACGCAG ttaaaattggaaatatagaaataaaaggGTTGTCACATGACCAGACACATGGACCGTATTCAAAAATTTCGCTCTTTCGAGGAATCCTGACGTGCTGTAAGCCAAGATTGTTACTTTCAACTAACAAAAGCAAG GATTCAATTTTATTACACAGTCTATTCTGTGAAGTCGTATCGATCTGCCGAAGTTCAAACCATTCGATACTGTATAACGCTTTTCAACTTCTTGTTTACTGGTTTGATAGTGCCATAGCCACAATGCAACAATACGTAACATCTACACCGGAGAGGAAAACACACTTTCACAGTGACTCCTTATTTGTCAAAACTACTCTACAGCTAGTCTGGGAGAATTGGCAAAACCCTCTGTCAGGTGTTCCTGCGTTTGTAAAAGCTATATTTGGTCTATTGCTGGAAATCCATCAGAATGAAAACCACCTGTTTGGTATATGTTCATCGGAT TTGTACCAATCACTAGCCAACCATCTTCTTCAAGTTTCCTGGCATGTGAAAGGCAAGTACACATTGCTATGTAGTCTTGTACCCTATGTTGGAGCCCTGAACCTTTTATCAAAGCACCCAACCCTCCCAAGGCAGCTGATCAGAGGCTTGGCAACAAATTTCTTAGCTTCAGCTGTGTCTGATCTGCATAAGGTGCTACTACAGAACATGGTGGAAGAGGtaaaattattaggcctagctggcGATGAGAAGAGTGTTGCTGCTGCCAAATGGAAGGACATCTGGGGAGAATGCGTAGCAGATGTTATTTGTAGTGAGACCGA TCTAGTAAGATTTCATGGAGCACAATACTGGTTGCCTTGGATACTAAAATGCTTTCCTGGTGCTTATGAATCGCTAGTGACATCTTTGGAATTGATACCGAATTCCCAATCAATGTCATCAAAACGGCGTTTACATGGCGTTGTCATGGTGATGGCACAAGCGAGGCATGCGGATATTGTTGATTGCAAAATTATT TCCGAGACAAATATGGCATCAATATCAACAGCATTGTACcatgttgatgatgatattcGACTGCACGCTCTTGCTCTCATTTGCAACTCGCCACGAAAAGCTGAACCGGTCCAACAGTTTGAACTTGACATGCTTCAGCGATTTCTACCTCTCAATCTGAACTGTGATGGCGCAAGTTTCCGACAAAAAATGTGCGCTTACATCAAGGTGATCATCACACGTATACGGAACAGTTGTTTGTCTTCTCTCAAGATACTTGCCCGTAAAAAGCCCGAAGTAACGGCAGAAGTAGACGACAAGACTGAAGAATCTGAGCATATTTTGATGTCTGGAATAGGCTTTCTTGATTGGCTCCTGAAAGACCTGGTGCAGTCACTATTTCCTGGTGCATGCTATCAAAGAAAGAGAGCAGCGTTAGGATTACTTGAGATTATGTTTGAATTAATGTTGTCAGGACAGGGCAATAAAAGAAAGGGTAAAACTCCAG AAAACACTAACAATCTTATAAAGTGGGCCCAGCAACAAGGCATGTGCAATTTTATATGTGAAAG aactTGTTCAATATTTCTAGAGTGTCTTCTTGATGGATCTAATGATATTCGTGATCTAGCCTACAAATTACTTTCTACCCACTTTCCATGGCCATTACCAAAAGCAGTGGCTAGCCAAGCCGATGGATATGGAGTCGTCTCTCAGGGCCTGCGGTTAATTTCTAGTCCTAAGTCACCAGAGTGTGAGGCTGGTGCTAAACTCTCTATGCTGGTATTTCAAAG GCATATTCTTGAAGGAACCTGTACAACATCCCATCTTGTTGGAACTTTTGAATCAAGCAAAGTGGAGCTAATGAACGGAGGTCCAGAAGAAGCACTGTCCTTCCTCACCCAACTGACAGGAATTCTGGCTCACCAGCTGAAATGCTGCTCCACAAACATCTTAAAAGGGTCTTTTACGACACCAATGCATg gTATACTTCTGACGATTCGCAATTGTCTGATGCTTAACTTGCCAGTTCTTCGTGAGGTCATACTTTTAGACCGAGATGGTTGGTCATCTCTGATAAACAATCTCATAGACATCTCATCGAACATTGTCACCTTAGCAATGTCTGCTTTGGGTGGAATCGGAGGAAAAATTGGCGCACAGATGTCGCCATCGTTTGCTGATATGGGTGAAGGCATTAATGATCTGGTGGAGAAGATGAAGGATTGTCAGATGGAAAGTGAAGCTGAGGTGGGCATTCTGTGTGGGGATGACAGTCCTGCAATGTCTGCTGACTATCAGCTGATCATGGCATGCTGTTGGTtgaatttaaag GAAGTTAGCTTATTGCTTGCTGAATTGTCACAATTTGCTTATTTACCAGTGGAAAGTAAGGATGCACTGTTAACTAGAAAACATCTGCACACAATGATAGATATGTTTGTCAATATTTTGACCAAATGCAGACATAGG GGTGCCATCGAAGGCTGCAACATAGGGTTTTCTAGGTTGTGTGCCTCCTTATTGTCAAGTTCCTCACAGGAGCTGGCAGCTATACCAAGGACACTTGTAGAGGATGTGATTCATCTGATCACAAACGAAGGATCTACAACATCTTTTACTAAAAAGAGTGCAGGATTGCCATTACTAGTCGAAGCTGTTATTAACAGTGAACCAAGAGGCAGAGAG AAAACTCTTCTTCATTTCACAATGACATCACTTCTAAAAATAGCACAGGAACCAGAGCCTGTTGAACATGACCCTAAAATTGACCTGCCTCAGTGTCATGCATTAAATATGCTTAAAGCGTTGTTCAGAAGTGctgcaattaatgatgatgtcatgccGTACACATCTAAGTCTGCCATCATTGCCATCAATGGTTTTGCCTCTAAACATTTTTCAATAAGGAATGGATCTATGTTACTCTTTG GCTCGCTTGTAGCCAGGATGTTTGGTCAGAAGCGCGTCCAAGATGAGCATTCACGCTTGAATTGCATGACAGCACATGAATTTTTCGTACACTACCCAGAACTACAGAGCTTCCTCCTGCAAGAGATATGTAAATGTATTGACCAACAAAAGTCTGGAAATAATAGTCTACATCCTAGCCTCTTTCCAGTTCTGATTATCTTATCAAAGCTAGGCTGTGGATTACAAAGTGGAGAAACTAG tATCCTTGCACAGTTTGTCCAGCCAGTGATGCAATTATCATCAAGCCCAGTATACCAGGTGAGATCTCTGGCAGCAGAAGGTCTTGTGCCCTTGGTGGCAGAAGACGGAATACTCTTACAAGCTGTCTGTATCATAAACATGTTGCCACAATCAAGTCAAGAACTTTTTTCTCAGAATCAACTACATGGTCAGCTGTTGCAAATACAGAAGCTTTTTAGTGCATACATGGACAATTGCCAAGG gCCATTGCCATCATTGGAGGTACAGACTGCTTGTCGTCGGCTTTGTGAATTTCAGTGGATTGGTCGTAATGATAACAAGTGTCCACTGACAAGAGCAGTGTTTGTAGATACTGTAACAAAAGTTGTCTCTTGGACTTTGAtagataaaacaaatattaatgcTAGTGTTCTAGCAGATGACATTTGCAGTATGGCCAAATGTCACATACAAATCCAAGAAACGCACCAG ATTTCAGATTGTGTTCTATCTAATTCAATGGTAAACTCATTGCTATCACTAAATCAAACACAATTTATAGACAATTTACAATCTATGTTTAAATCGAGATCACCAGATGTAATACTACCAGCACAGCTGTTCCTTCTGAAGCACCTTCAAAGAGGATGCCAAACCAGTATTCAGTCTCTTGTGCCATTGATCCCAGATATATTGAACATGATTAACTCTTTAAAAGAAGAGACATCTTTACTGGAGAACACTTTAAAACTCTTTGTGGAAATATCAGTAAGATTTAGTCACAATCTGTGTGTTGATTGGCCGAGGCATTGGGATAGTCTGCTTGAATTGGCCAATGGTGTTAAAGGTGTTGGTGTAAGCTGTGCAGCTATACCAGCACTAGCAGTAATAGTGAAGGGAATGCTTTGTGAAGGATGCACATTCAG ATGTGACCTACAACCTTTCTGCAGACTTTTGATTACAAACAGTCAAGTAACCGCACCTGAAACTTGCCGTTTTGCAGTCGCCTCTTCCCTCAAAATTGTTGGTGCAATCATCCTGAAAGAAGTTCAAAGTCAGAAAAATGAAGAAATTGTTGTTCATGCGTTGAG TTTATTTAGCGCAGCTCTTAATCTTCTACAAGATGAGACGTCAGAGATCCGATGTGAAGCTTCTCAATTTGTGAGCAACCTTTCAAATGACATCACTTATATACAGTTAGAGATGATCCAGCCCAGCAATGCTCTGCAG ATGATAATTAAATATATGTGCCAAAGTTTTAGATGGTCAAATGTTTGTTTCTCCAATTTGTATTCAAGATTAGTTGGAAATTCTGTcgaaataaacattaaaaatcaatcaacagg aaatattaatttatttgagcAAGATGATGCTAACATATATTGGGAACCAGCTCAACTCGCTAGATTTATACACAAAGAACTTATG GTATCTGTGACAACATTAGCAAAAGAAGATCCAGAAGCTTTGAGATCTTGGGTGATGAGCAATCTAACCACGACAAAAGATCAGATCAATCGTCTGCATAAACAACTAagcacaaaaacatcaaagt TTGGAAGTTTCTTTGACATATCTGGATCATCTAAGTCATACTCTTTGATCATGTGTCAGTTGCTACAAGTAGACCTTCTGGTGAGCGCTAATCGCCTCTTGACTTGTGATGCTGCTCTTGATTTCTCTCAACTCTACATAACCATCACAGATTTAACCAAG ATTGAAAATCTTCATCCATTTCTTCAAGACCAAATGAATGAAATCATAAACCATGAACAGACACAATCCAGCAACATTGAagacaatttgtaa
- the LOC140061327 gene encoding uncharacterized protein has product MYTSILLAVVVVFCSNSLSATFVHQYNVVSQRALQGWSYELTTINRLQCLLACSRKILCLSVNYNKQSKVCQLSNRRRRDKIESFKEDTNFEYYEKILNAYETYGVHVASTNVTYDEAQRICKDHLGSLATYENIYHAFGPRMDNCIEGWLISGEIAFTEETATDKCVLKKPNKRSNLFPCRPKTYYSGYYCYANYSQVRQHISESQQIIRLTGNNAKKLNANASDVCCKIFGGRLATPFEVFKVSATHVGLCVTAWLSHGLAGNACYGGQLNTWIFPGWILFDYPMKEFFAMCYIPFPDENLTFPNPFPDHEVIHVQGIEPYSLTYQEAKARCIGHGGVLATKAQVEFANTLGYSLCRAGWIKSGEVIYPMTQSHPDCGNTIGIISWSYPTRSNNMYGGYCYIINIP; this is encoded by the exons ATGTATACAAGCATCCTCCTCGCAGTTGTAGTCGTATTTTGTAGCAATTCACTATCAGCGACGTTTGTGCATCAGTATAATGTTGTGTCGCAACGTGCTCTTCAAGGCTGGAGTTATGAACTGACAACCATCAACCGTCttcaatgtttgttggcatgtTCTAGGAAAATCTTGTGTTTATCTGTCAACTATAATAAACAGAGTAAAGTATGTCAGTTGAGCAATCGACGACGACGAGACAAGATTGAATCTTTCAAAGAAGACACTAACTTTGAATACTACGAAAAG ATACTAAATGCGTACGAGACAT ATGGTGTACATGTTGCTTCTACCAATGTTACTTACGACGAGGCTCAACGTATCTGTAAGGACCACTTGGGTTCTCTGGCAACGTATGAGAATATTTATCATGCGTTTGGACCGCGAATGGACAATTGTATTGAAGGGTGGCTTATCAGCGGTGAGATCGCCTTCACGGAAGAAACGGCAACGGACAAATGTGTGTTAAAGAAACCAAATAAACGAAGTAACCTGTTTCCCTGTAGGCCTAAGACATATTATAGTGGCTATTATTGTTACGCAAACTATAGTCAAGTTCGACAGCACATTTCAGAAAGTCAACAAATCATTCGACTTACGGGCAACAACGCGAAGAAGTTAAACGCTAATGCATCTGATGTTTGTTGTAAAATCTTTGGTGGCAGACTCGCTACTCCTTTCGAAGTGTTCAAGGTGAGCGCAACGCATGTTGGTCTTTGCGTAACAGCGTGGCTGTCGCACGGATTAGCAGGCAATGCATGTTACGGTGGTCAGTTGAATACTTGGATCTTTCCTGGATGGATTCTGTTTGACTACCCAATGAAAGAATTCTTTGCCATGTGTTATATTCCTTTCCCGGATGAGAATCTCACCTTCCCGAATCCATTTCCTGATCACGAAGTCATACATGTGCAAGGAATCGAACCATATAGCCTTACGTATCAAGAAGCCAAGGCGAGATGTATTGGACATGGTGGTGTATTGGCCACAAAGGCACAGGTAGAGTTCGCAAATACGTTAGGGTACAGTTTGTGCCGTGCAGGATGGATCAAGAGCGGAGAGGTTATTTATCCTATGACACAAAGTCATCCTGACTGTGGAAACACAATAGGTATTATTTCATGGAGTTATCCGACTCGTAGCAATAATATGTACGGTGGTTATTGCTACATCATAAACATACCGTAA
- the LOC140060805 gene encoding KATNB1-like protein 1 — protein sequence MADPNAKDRKTNEQHGFIKWDMKKKKYVMADPQEDEILRQQQPQQHKVKQKENAERPEWNNDFSPESQPPVNDSDLPDGNVDDVTQITSGHKKMTVILGNRLIQAKAAHTFWRKSPNSLISYLIRTNDDATTVDVLPFLSSGIKNKTEKGKQVTMGACLDFLPVLQRILDSKYEDYIVASLDMILGILRNWWQELVALGENPLNSRGLQCSRSTSGIYTSIVSMTDDINKLRKRDGKIGSKAKVIGDLLQKL from the exons ATGGCAGACCCAAATGCAAAGGATAGGAAAACAAATGAGCAGCATGGTTTTATAAAGTGGGacatgaagaagaaaaaatatgTCATGGCAGATCCACAAGAGGACGAG atacTACGTCAACAACAACCTCAACAACATAAAGTTAAACAGAAAGAGAATGCAGAGCGACCAGAATGGAATAACGACTTCTCACCTGAAAGCCAACCACCTGTAAACGATTCTGATTTACCGGATGGCAATGTAGACGATGTTACGCAG ATAACTTCTGGACATAAAAAAATGACAGTAATACTAGGCAACCGTTTGATACAAGCAAAGGCTGCGCACACATTTTGGCGGAAGAGTCCAAACAGTCTGATCTCTTATCTTATACGCACAAATGATGATGCCACCACCGTTGATGTACTGCCGTTCTTAAGCTCCGGCATCAAGAATAAGACGGAAAAAGGCAAGCAGGTTACGATGGGTGCTTGTTTGGATTTTCTCCCGGTGCTTCAGAGAATTCTTGACAGTAAATACGAGGATTATATCGTTGCCAGTCTGGACATGATCTTAGGAATCTTAAGGAATTGGTGGCAGGAACTGGTAGCATTGGGTGAGAACCCACTGAATAGCAGAGGTCTTCAATGCAGTAG GAGTACATCAGGTATATACACTTCAATAGTTTCTATGACAGATGATATAAACAAGCTAAGAAAAAGAGATGGCAAAATAGGAAGCAAAGCAAAG GTTATTGGTGATTTACTTCAGAAGCTATGA